A window from Scleropages formosus chromosome 17, fSclFor1.1, whole genome shotgun sequence encodes these proteins:
- the LOC108938134 gene encoding rho family-interacting cell polarization regulator 2-like: protein MGNSAQKEPRAKLKKRHVAIRKFRSSSREPQPEKAEEVYRALRQGLVEYSEVHQLELDKLKIMQRNSSPGVLYNLDKHIRLIERFICRLKFHANTVDELYEAFCLQRHLCDGASKMIQAFSTFHSTKNTRKCLKRLKKCYKEYSKNMCTFQQELEDTLGEFHFKMKGLDGSIQLCPGDKYKVFMRYGHQHWNLKGKIGVNSQQSWDTEEKVFRLFITELMSIKVLELKGLVSQVLVGSVLYNTKELFTAMPQVVTLNINDLQTIKLILEVTWFPLQDMENFTLSFGKKRKDLALQTPPPCVHSQGTQENPTFHSTAFEPEQDRDNLAIDTEAEPQLGEGMVCSQEANTQVMILEDLVEQVPEQERSSLVSEAGGGLELHEVVARCPSLCTGQPNQAVLGSCEEEATLAEGRTSAHQSHASSLNEILESPLASDFLSTSDFEDEDAGNDGHLHSDTEFFDTEPEIPSETGR, encoded by the exons ATGGGCAACTCGGCGCAGAAGGAGCCACGGGCCAAACTAAAAAAGCGCCATGTGGCCATTCGCAAGTTCAGAAGCAGCTCTCGTGAACCGCAGCCGGAGAAAGCAGAAGAGGTGTACCGAGCTCTCAGGCAAGGCCTGGT TGAGTACTCTGAGGTGCATCAACTTGAGCTGGACAAACTGAAGATCATGCAGAGGAACTCAAGCCCG GGTGTCCTGTATAATCTTGACAAG CACATCAGACTGATTGAACGATTCATATGTCGTCTGAAATTCCACGCCAATACG GTAGATGAACTGTATGAGGCTTTCTGTCTCCAGCGGCATCTCTGTGATGGGGCCAGTAAGATGATTCAGGCCTTTTCCACATTTCACTCCACAAAGAACACCCGCAAGTGCctgaaaaggctgaaaaaatgcTACAAGGAGTACAGCAAG AACATGTGCACTTTTCAGCAAGAGTTGGAGGACACCCTTGGGGAGTTCCATTTCAAGATGAAAG GTCTGGATGGGTCCATTCAACTCTGTCCAGGCGATAAATACAAA GTTTTCATGCGCTACGGACATCAGCACTGGAACCTGAAGGGAAAGATTGGGGTGAACTCCCAGCAGAGCTGGGACACAGAGGAAAAAGTCTTCAGACTGTTCATCACTGAACTCATGTCCATCAAG GTGTTAGAACTGAAAGGTCTGGTAAGTCAAGTGCTGGTGGGCAGTGTCCTCTACAACACAAAGGAGCTGTTCACAGCCATGCCACAGGTGGTCACCTTGAACATCAATGACCTGCAGACTATAAAGCTCATCTTGGAAGTCACCTGGTT tccattgcaggacatgGAGAATTTCACCCTGTCCTTTGGCAAGAAGAGGAAAGACTTAGCCCTGCAGACCCCACCACCTTGTGTGCATAGTCAGGGAACTCAAGAAAACCCCACCTTCCACAGTACCGCCTTT GAGCCTGAGCAAGACAGGGATAACCTGGCCATTGACACAGAGGCAGAGCCGCAGCTGGGTGAAGGCATGGTCTGCAGCCAGGAGGCAAACACGCAGGTCATGATTTTGGAAGATTTGGTTGAG CAGGTACCTGAGCAGGAGAGGTCCAGTCTGGTCAGTGAAGCAGGGGGGGGGCTGGAACTGCATGAAGTTGTGGCCAGGTGCCCCTCACTTTGCACTGGGCAACCCAACCAGGCTGTTTTAGGTAGCTGTGAAGAAGAGGCTACACTTGCTGAG GGCAGGACTTCAGCCCACCAGAGTCACGCCTCAAGTCTCAATGAGATTCTTGAGAGTCCTTTAGCAAGTGATTTTCTGAGTACCTCTGATTTTGAGGATGAAGATGCAGGTAATGATGGACATCTCCACTCTGACACAGAGTTCTTTGACACTGAGCCAGAGATACCTAG TGAAACAGGAAGATGA